A portion of the Natrinema salaciae genome contains these proteins:
- a CDS encoding radical SAM protein, whose translation MISKGCEQCAKGGKMVLFVYGYCDQRDCFYCPLGENRKNVTDVYANERLVESDDDVLTEAHRMDALGTSITGGEPQEALGRTCHYLELLKAEFGEDHHTHLYTGITGGRENMRRLSAAGLDEIRFHPPYEQWGDLHGTEWEDILYVAREEGLTPAFEIPGIRAEPEFLEFLDEGAAEFCNVNEFEMSQGNYRRMQAEGFELKEDHMSAVDGSREDILETMGDHEKVYFCTSVFKDAAQHRRRLKRMARNVRREFDDITDDGTLVYGKTYADPERFEALGVPDEFYTVKSDHVEVAWWLLEEMIEDGDLEKGEIVEQYPTYDGQVVERTPLA comes from the coding sequence ATGATCTCGAAGGGCTGTGAGCAGTGCGCGAAAGGCGGCAAGATGGTGCTGTTCGTCTACGGTTACTGCGACCAGCGCGACTGCTTTTACTGCCCGCTCGGCGAGAACCGCAAGAACGTCACCGACGTCTACGCCAACGAGCGCCTCGTCGAAAGCGACGACGACGTCCTCACGGAAGCCCACCGGATGGACGCCCTCGGCACGTCGATCACCGGCGGCGAACCCCAGGAGGCGTTGGGTCGAACCTGTCACTACCTCGAGCTCCTGAAAGCGGAGTTCGGCGAGGACCACCACACCCACCTCTACACCGGTATCACCGGCGGCCGCGAGAACATGCGCCGCCTCTCGGCGGCCGGCCTCGACGAGATTCGATTCCATCCGCCATACGAACAGTGGGGCGATCTCCACGGCACCGAGTGGGAGGACATCCTCTACGTCGCCCGCGAGGAAGGCCTCACTCCCGCGTTCGAGATTCCCGGCATCCGCGCCGAACCGGAGTTCCTCGAGTTCCTCGACGAAGGTGCAGCGGAGTTCTGCAACGTCAACGAGTTCGAGATGTCACAGGGCAACTACCGCCGGATGCAAGCCGAAGGGTTCGAACTCAAGGAAGATCACATGAGCGCCGTCGACGGCTCCCGCGAGGACATCCTCGAGACGATGGGCGACCACGAGAAGGTCTACTTCTGTACGTCCGTCTTCAAAGACGCAGCCCAGCACCGCCGCCGCCTGAAGCGCATGGCTCGTAACGTCCGCCGCGAGTTCGACGACATCACCGACGACGGGACGCTCGTCTACGGCAAGACGTACGCCGATCCCGAGCGGTTCGAGGCCCTCGGCGTCCCCGACGAGTTCTACACCGTCAAAAGCGATCACGTCGAGGTCGCCTGGTGGCTCCTCGAGGAGATGATCGAGGACGGCGACCTCGAGAAGGGCGAAATCGTCGAGCAGTATCCGACCTACGACGGACAGGTCGTCGAGCGAACGCCGCTGGCGTGA